The proteins below are encoded in one region of Ferruginibacter lapsinanis:
- a CDS encoding glycosyltransferase: MSTCKKILFISYDGMTDSLGQSQVLPYVIGLTEYGYEFVILSCEKPDKYEKTKQLILNIIKDHPITWHPLQYHKNPPIISTLYDYYNLRTTAKKLHEQHKFDMVHHRNGILMLVALWLNKNLGLPYLNDIRGFWADERADGGLWNLKNPLYNFIYKFFKKQETKCILNAGFNVCLTNAAKKEIHSWNLPGQPLPVEVIPCSTDLNLFNPDNIDQTLREKLAHELAIGKTDYIISYLGSIGLWYMTDEMMLFCKQLIDKIPNAKFLFISHNKDEEIIALAEKYQFPLSRLIIKHGQRDEIPALLSFSDISIFFIKPCFSKKSSSPTKHGEIMSMGIPLITNSGVGDVDEIVVKYDSGYILSELTSNEFESVIQKIISKKSFDKQKIRLGAIDYYSLTTAVKKYNEVYKKILK, translated from the coding sequence ATGAGTACATGTAAAAAAATTTTATTTATCTCTTACGATGGCATGACGGATTCACTTGGGCAAAGCCAGGTGCTACCATATGTTATCGGACTAACTGAATATGGTTATGAGTTTGTGATTTTGAGTTGTGAAAAACCGGATAAATATGAAAAGACGAAACAATTGATCCTTAATATTATTAAAGATCATCCAATAACTTGGCATCCGCTGCAATATCACAAAAACCCTCCCATAATTTCTACATTGTATGATTATTATAATTTAAGAACGACAGCGAAGAAATTACATGAGCAGCATAAGTTTGATATGGTGCATCATAGAAACGGGATATTAATGTTGGTAGCATTGTGGCTAAACAAAAATCTTGGACTGCCTTATTTAAATGATATAAGAGGTTTTTGGGCCGACGAAAGAGCAGATGGCGGTCTTTGGAATTTGAAAAACCCTTTGTACAACTTCATTTATAAATTTTTTAAGAAGCAGGAAACTAAATGTATTTTGAATGCCGGGTTTAATGTATGCCTTACCAATGCAGCTAAAAAAGAGATACATAGCTGGAATTTACCGGGGCAACCACTACCGGTTGAAGTAATACCTTGTAGTACCGACCTGAATTTGTTTAACCCTGATAATATTGATCAAACATTAAGAGAAAAGTTGGCGCATGAATTGGCGATCGGTAAAACAGATTACATAATCAGTTACTTGGGATCGATTGGCCTATGGTACATGACAGATGAGATGATGCTTTTTTGTAAACAATTGATAGATAAAATTCCTAATGCAAAATTTTTGTTTATATCACACAATAAAGATGAAGAAATAATTGCGCTGGCAGAAAAGTATCAGTTCCCGTTGAGCAGGCTGATAATAAAGCATGGACAACGAGATGAGATCCCGGCATTATTATCTTTTAGCGATATTTCAATTTTCTTTATTAAACCTTGCTTTTCAAAAAAATCATCCTCTCCTACAAAACACGGAGAAATCATGTCAATGGGCATTCCATTAATTACTAATAGTGGTGTAGGTGATGTGGATGAAATTGTTGTTAAATATGATTCAGGTTATATATTATCAGAGTTAACGAGTAACGAATTCGAAAGTGTTATACAAAAGATCATTTCGAAAAAATCTTTTGATAAACAAAAAATACGTTTAGGAGCAATAGACTATTATTCTTTAACTACTGCAGTAAAAAAGTATAATGAAGTATATAAAAAAATCTTAAAATAA
- a CDS encoding gluconeogenesis factor YvcK family protein yields MISVVSFNGGRGARNLLPSLVEIEGVSLTSIVNAYDDGKSTGVLRQFFKMLGPSDIRKVQESLLPKSLPEYDNVKRLFDHRYPVPANRDKILEEIYQFATGNTNVIAGVCINDELIKTTLRFYLLTFYKGVNTIEKCEAKKLSLDDCNIMNLVYAGAFLAAGGNFEQATINIGKLFKLSGSVLPTNIEDKKLVAIREDGTILYSEAEIVELRSNVRIKKIYLLDEYPDKEILSHLSIAEVEEYFEAMNRQVKITPRVKHSVANADIIIYSSGTQHSSLYPSYITEGLTDAIIANKKALKIFITNIGEDYETPRYNANDFIKGAIRYLRMGSQFTVDVSDLINIAFINNRFSGKLEENYVKYDEAELNSYGFKVIIDALEDVENPGKHNGKFLAGKIMELYNEYFISINSC; encoded by the coding sequence ATGATCAGTGTTGTCTCTTTTAATGGCGGCAGGGGAGCAAGAAATTTATTGCCTTCTTTAGTAGAAATAGAGGGGGTTAGTTTAACTTCTATTGTAAATGCCTATGATGATGGTAAGTCGACAGGAGTGTTGCGTCAATTTTTTAAAATGTTAGGCCCATCAGATATTCGTAAAGTTCAGGAGAGCCTTTTGCCCAAAAGTTTGCCCGAATATGACAATGTAAAAAGGCTTTTCGATCATAGATACCCTGTGCCGGCAAATAGGGATAAAATACTTGAAGAGATTTATCAATTTGCGACCGGTAATACAAATGTTATTGCCGGAGTGTGTATAAATGATGAACTAATAAAAACAACCCTTAGATTTTATCTGTTAACTTTTTATAAAGGTGTTAATACCATCGAAAAGTGTGAAGCCAAAAAGTTATCATTGGATGATTGCAATATAATGAACCTGGTTTATGCAGGAGCTTTTTTAGCGGCAGGAGGTAATTTTGAACAGGCTACTATTAATATAGGTAAGTTATTTAAATTAAGTGGTAGTGTTTTGCCTACTAATATTGAAGATAAAAAATTAGTGGCCATCAGGGAAGATGGAACAATATTATATAGCGAAGCAGAAATAGTAGAGCTGCGATCCAATGTGAGGATCAAGAAAATTTATCTGCTTGATGAGTATCCTGATAAAGAAATATTATCGCATTTAAGTATAGCCGAAGTAGAAGAGTATTTTGAAGCGATGAACAGGCAGGTAAAAATTACTCCAAGAGTTAAACATAGTGTAGCCAACGCAGATATAATTATTTATTCATCTGGAACACAACATTCTTCTCTTTACCCAAGTTATATTACCGAAGGTCTTACTGATGCCATTATTGCAAACAAAAAAGCACTTAAGATTTTTATTACTAATATTGGAGAAGATTATGAAACTCCTCGTTACAATGCAAATGACTTTATAAAAGGAGCAATACGATACCTGAGGATGGGGAGTCAATTTACAGTAGATGTATCAGATTTGATCAATATAGCCTTTATAAATAATCGCTTCTCCGGAAAATTAGAAGAAAACTATGTTAAATATGATGAAGCAGAACTCAATTCATATGGCTTTAAAGTTATCATCGATGCGTTAGAAGATGTAGAAAATCCGGGTAAGCATAATGGTAAATTTCTTGCCGGGAAAATTATGGAGTTATACAATGAATATTTTATATCAATTAATTCTTGTTAG
- a CDS encoding NTP transferase domain-containing protein — protein sequence MTKKIRLVIPAAGRSSRSGLNYPKTLYRLFDVPILVRIIRSFEEFINEPPIIIINPDNLDQFTTVLKEYNIQAQIAFQHEPLGMGNALLSIDDLINDQDDIILVWSDIPLLSKNTIKSLVNCHLVTKNDFSLVTALSENCYTIVKRNEGKLEAVLETRALGIAANTKGERDIGLFVFNKGSVFSMLKENETYFVVGDKKEHSFLYIIEKLVQAKLKVEGYPVAQASDLLSFNNPSELAEIEQYMTLQKV from the coding sequence ATGACAAAAAAAATACGATTAGTAATACCGGCAGCAGGCCGTAGCAGCCGTAGCGGTTTAAATTATCCTAAAACTTTGTACAGGCTTTTTGATGTGCCGATCTTGGTAAGAATAATCAGGTCCTTCGAAGAATTTATTAATGAGCCGCCTATAATAATAATCAATCCGGATAACCTGGATCAGTTTACAACAGTTTTAAAGGAATATAACATTCAAGCTCAAATCGCATTTCAGCATGAACCCCTTGGAATGGGAAATGCGTTGCTGTCAATTGATGATTTAATTAATGATCAAGATGATATCATACTCGTTTGGTCTGATATTCCGCTATTATCAAAAAATACAATTAAATCACTTGTCAATTGTCATCTTGTAACAAAAAATGATTTCTCCCTGGTTACAGCTTTATCGGAAAATTGTTACACGATAGTAAAACGTAACGAAGGTAAATTAGAAGCTGTTTTGGAAACAAGGGCATTAGGAATAGCAGCCAATACTAAAGGAGAAAGAGATATAGGATTATTTGTTTTTAATAAAGGAAGTGTATTTTCTATGCTGAAAGAAAATGAAACTTACTTTGTAGTAGGAGATAAAAAAGAACACAGTTTTTTATATATAATTGAAAAATTAGTTCAGGCTAAACTAAAGGTAGAAGGTTATCCCGTAGCACAAGCATCTGATCTGTTAAGTTTCAATAATCCATCAGAACTTGCAGAAATTGAACAATATATGACTCTGCAAAAAGTGTGA
- a CDS encoding glycosyltransferase — MKTVLSIIVTYNRLPLLKRCIDALKAQSYGNNSILVINNSSTDGTEEYLKANTINFITQPNGGSSAGWYTGIEASIKGNYDFVWLMDDDGYPDPDALKHLVNSFDHETIGVSSVVVKENNHEELVFGLPKLNTKGYVKLFSLIRKYHTISEVSKFSDRYPYIHAFNGTLLDVNKIKAIGNVDKRYFMYGDELDYMYRLEKLGKLYTIIAAKHYHPDVSARAIDKHRVYYFIRNSIIINHLYLDKAYVRDFFTVAVALYRVYKRCPFKEFVSYLFWKNTVFLYQGVIDGYKKNMVNKFV, encoded by the coding sequence ATGAAAACTGTCTTATCCATAATTGTTACATATAATCGATTACCATTATTAAAGCGGTGTATTGATGCGTTAAAAGCTCAATCGTACGGTAATAATTCAATTTTAGTTATAAATAATTCATCAACAGACGGAACCGAAGAATATTTAAAAGCCAATACAATAAATTTTATAACCCAACCTAACGGAGGATCAAGTGCTGGTTGGTATACAGGAATTGAAGCATCGATCAAAGGTAATTATGATTTTGTTTGGTTAATGGATGATGATGGCTACCCCGACCCGGATGCATTAAAGCATTTAGTGAATAGCTTTGATCATGAAACTATTGGGGTTTCATCAGTAGTAGTAAAAGAAAATAATCACGAAGAATTAGTGTTTGGCTTGCCTAAACTAAACACTAAAGGGTATGTAAAATTATTTTCTTTAATAAGAAAATATCATACTATTTCGGAGGTAAGTAAATTTTCTGATAGGTATCCTTACATACATGCTTTTAATGGAACATTGCTTGATGTTAATAAAATAAAGGCAATAGGTAATGTTGATAAGAGATATTTCATGTATGGCGATGAATTGGATTATATGTACAGACTCGAAAAGCTTGGAAAATTGTACACAATAATAGCAGCAAAACATTATCATCCGGATGTATCTGCCAGGGCAATTGATAAGCATCGGGTATATTATTTTATTCGCAACAGCATTATTATAAATCATTTGTATCTGGACAAAGCCTATGTTCGGGATTTTTTTACTGTAGCAGTAGCCTTGTACAGGGTATACAAAAGATGCCCGTTTAAAGAGTTTGTCAGTTATTTGTTTTGGAAAAACACAGTTTTTCTTTATCAGGGAGTTATTGATGGCTATAAGAAAAATATGGTCAATAAATTTGTATGA
- a CDS encoding GDP-mannose 4,6-dehydratase, which produces MEEKRAEILVTGGAGFIGSHLVEKLIDNNYSVTVIDNFDPFYAKEIKLKNTSQFIDNPYVTFLEIDILDENELNNKLTGVYEVIVHLAAKAGVRPSIENPIAYQDVNVKGTQNLLEFAKRRNIKQFVFASSSSVYGINKNFPWKENDAVLNPISPYASTKISGELLGHVYSHLFGIRFIALRFFTVFGPRQRPDLAIHLFSKKILNNERITLFGNGSTRRDYTYVVDTVQGIFNAIHYTRTPFEVFNLGNHHTVSLSEMIKTLEDVLEKKALIQHLPEQMGDVPITFADISKAEQLLNYMPKTNFKEGIINFKNWLTAQ; this is translated from the coding sequence ATGGAAGAAAAAAGAGCTGAAATTCTCGTAACAGGAGGAGCTGGTTTTATCGGAAGTCATTTGGTGGAAAAGTTGATTGACAACAATTACTCTGTAACAGTTATTGATAATTTCGACCCTTTTTACGCTAAAGAAATAAAACTCAAGAATACATCGCAATTCATTGATAATCCTTACGTTACTTTTTTAGAAATTGATATTTTGGACGAAAATGAGTTAAATAACAAACTCACGGGTGTGTATGAAGTAATTGTTCATTTGGCAGCTAAGGCTGGCGTTAGACCCTCCATCGAAAACCCCATTGCTTACCAGGATGTAAATGTGAAAGGAACCCAAAATCTGTTGGAATTTGCCAAACGCAGAAATATCAAACAATTTGTATTTGCTTCTTCAAGCAGTGTTTACGGTATAAATAAAAACTTTCCCTGGAAAGAAAATGATGCGGTATTAAATCCTATAAGCCCATATGCCAGCACAAAGATCTCTGGCGAATTATTGGGGCATGTATATAGTCATCTTTTTGGTATCCGTTTTATTGCATTAAGATTTTTTACTGTTTTCGGCCCACGTCAAAGACCTGATCTGGCTATACATTTATTCAGCAAAAAAATATTAAACAACGAAAGGATCACTTTATTTGGCAACGGAAGTACCCGTCGGGATTACACATATGTGGTAGATACCGTACAAGGGATTTTTAACGCTATACACTACACCCGTACGCCGTTTGAAGTATTCAATTTAGGCAATCATCATACTGTTTCTTTATCTGAAATGATAAAGACATTAGAAGATGTTTTGGAGAAAAAGGCCCTTATTCAGCATTTACCCGAGCAAATGGGAGATGTGCCTATTACATTCGCTGATATATCCAAAGCAGAGCAGTTGCTCAATTATATGCCAAAAACCAATTTTAAAGAAGGAATCATTAACTTTAAAAATTGGTTAACCGCACAATGA
- a CDS encoding glycosyltransferase family 4 protein produces MKNIAIVSNTSWYVYNFRKGFLSELIRQGYNVFVIAPKDKFVVEIELLGCSFIELKQIQNKGKNPFQEMLLTLELRKYFKSRKIDVALFYTPKINIFGSIATKFSSTKGVATINGLGFVFNEGQPKWLQTVVKNLYRFAFSGLPAVFFQNEEDKEFFIKSKILCGKKQCICVVRGSGVNLDEFYQKKNNPGSPSALTFLLSARLIREKGINEYLEAAKIVKQKYANANFALLGVVADNPSAIPVEVITQLYKEGVIDYWGSSDNMSETFNKVDIMVLPSYYREGIPKVLIEALSKGLPVITTDNVGCRETVEDGKNGYLIPVKNIHALSEAMEKMILLTPEQRNEMGEYSRRKAVNEFDEKSNHLKYVDLIKALP; encoded by the coding sequence ATGAAAAATATTGCCATAGTTTCCAATACCTCATGGTATGTATATAATTTTCGCAAAGGTTTTCTTAGCGAATTAATACGGCAAGGGTATAATGTATTCGTCATTGCTCCCAAAGATAAATTTGTGGTTGAGATAGAATTGCTTGGCTGTTCTTTCATAGAATTAAAACAAATCCAGAATAAGGGTAAAAATCCTTTTCAGGAAATGTTGCTTACACTGGAATTGAGAAAATATTTCAAAAGCAGAAAAATAGACGTAGCACTTTTTTATACTCCCAAAATAAATATATTCGGCAGTATTGCCACAAAGTTTTCTTCTACTAAAGGAGTAGCTACCATCAACGGGCTTGGCTTCGTATTTAATGAAGGACAGCCCAAATGGCTGCAAACGGTAGTGAAGAACTTATATCGTTTTGCCTTTAGCGGATTACCGGCAGTTTTCTTTCAAAATGAAGAAGACAAAGAGTTTTTTATTAAATCAAAAATTCTCTGTGGTAAAAAGCAATGCATCTGCGTTGTAAGAGGTTCTGGAGTAAATCTTGATGAATTTTATCAGAAGAAAAATAATCCGGGTTCGCCATCTGCGCTTACTTTTTTATTATCTGCCAGATTGATAAGAGAGAAAGGGATCAATGAATATCTTGAAGCCGCAAAAATTGTAAAGCAAAAATATGCCAACGCAAATTTTGCATTGTTGGGTGTGGTAGCTGATAATCCTTCCGCAATACCGGTCGAAGTAATTACTCAATTGTATAAAGAAGGAGTGATTGATTATTGGGGTTCTTCTGATAATATGAGCGAAACCTTTAACAAAGTGGATATAATGGTACTACCTTCCTATTACAGAGAAGGAATTCCTAAAGTGCTTATCGAAGCTTTATCAAAAGGGCTACCGGTAATTACTACTGATAATGTGGGCTGCAGAGAAACCGTGGAAGACGGGAAAAACGGGTATCTCATACCTGTCAAAAATATACATGCATTGAGCGAAGCAATGGAAAAAATGATTCTTCTTACGCCTGAACAAAGGAATGAGATGGGAGAATATAGTCGTAG
- a CDS encoding HAD family hydrolase, with protein MQLKNRSLIFDFDGTIADTLKLHEKAFILAFQELDVEFDYNDYLGQTTANTVKSILKKNDLHLPEDEVKVIIAKKKDIANSLIHTEITFIDGANDFIEAAYKLGIPLYVASSGSKKNVTAGLKKLGIINYFKGIITADDVTHSKPHPEIFETVVKNFNLNKSRSIVFEDSVSGIEAACAAKIPVVCVNNKIDVERYVSVICINFAALLKHLVN; from the coding sequence ATGCAATTAAAGAACAGATCCCTTATTTTTGATTTTGACGGCACTATCGCAGATACCCTAAAACTGCATGAAAAAGCTTTTATTTTAGCATTCCAGGAATTGGATGTTGAGTTTGATTACAACGATTATTTAGGTCAGACAACAGCCAATACAGTAAAAAGCATATTAAAAAAAAACGATTTACATCTCCCGGAAGATGAAGTAAAAGTCATCATAGCTAAAAAAAAAGATATAGCTAATTCGTTAATACACACTGAGATAACCTTTATAGACGGGGCAAATGATTTCATTGAAGCAGCATATAAACTGGGGATTCCTTTATATGTAGCAAGCTCTGGATCAAAAAAAAATGTTACAGCTGGGTTGAAAAAACTCGGAATAATCAACTACTTTAAAGGAATTATTACTGCGGATGATGTAACGCATTCAAAGCCGCATCCGGAAATCTTTGAAACCGTAGTAAAGAATTTTAATTTAAATAAAAGTAGGTCTATTGTTTTTGAAGACTCCGTATCTGGTATCGAAGCGGCCTGTGCGGCAAAAATACCTGTAGTATGTGTTAATAACAAAATAGATGTAGAGCGTTATGTAAGTGTAATATGTATCAACTTTGCAGCGTTATTAAAGCATCTGGTAAACTAG
- a CDS encoding formyltransferase family protein has protein sequence MKIVLWIGDGANHKALANKINVAFPIDGIIVETKKRSHKLTLTKLFDKITEKLFLPAIARSWWGMQQYYSNKFPVYPPAKLLQVENINDQTAYDLTQEITPDLIIVSGTRLVKEKMLSFKPTIGILNLHTGLSPYIKGGPNCTNWCIATKQFHLIGNTVMWIDQGIDTGNIVTTECTRFDGKESLLEIHIKVMEHAHDLYTRAIKKVAEGKRTEVDQKGITEGITYYSKQWGLKEKINLIRNLNQFRKSNINGEIEKLRRAVKTIGI, from the coding sequence ATGAAGATAGTTCTATGGATAGGTGATGGAGCTAATCATAAAGCTTTAGCCAATAAAATTAATGTGGCATTTCCAATAGACGGTATCATCGTTGAGACAAAAAAACGCAGCCATAAACTTACCTTAACCAAGCTATTTGACAAAATAACTGAAAAATTGTTTCTTCCTGCGATAGCGAGATCATGGTGGGGAATGCAACAATATTACAGCAATAAATTTCCTGTTTATCCGCCGGCAAAATTGTTACAGGTAGAAAATATTAATGATCAAACAGCCTATGACTTAACACAGGAAATAACACCGGATCTTATTATTGTTTCGGGCACAAGGTTAGTAAAAGAGAAAATGCTATCCTTTAAACCGACGATCGGCATACTTAATTTGCATACGGGCTTGTCTCCATATATCAAAGGAGGTCCCAATTGTACCAATTGGTGTATAGCCACTAAACAATTTCATTTAATAGGAAATACTGTTATGTGGATCGATCAGGGTATCGACACTGGAAATATAGTAACGACTGAGTGTACAAGATTTGACGGTAAAGAAAGTCTTTTGGAGATTCATATTAAAGTGATGGAACATGCACATGATTTGTATACAAGAGCAATTAAAAAAGTCGCTGAAGGTAAGCGTACAGAGGTAGATCAAAAGGGTATAACAGAAGGAATTACTTATTATTCAAAACAATGGGGATTAAAAGAAAAAATTAACCTCATCAGAAATTTAAATCAATTTCGTAAATCAAATATAAATGGGGAGATAGAAAAATTAAGACGGGCAGTCAAAACAATTGGGATATAA
- a CDS encoding glycosyltransferase, which yields MKKIVHIIDNFGEIAGAEHVLLGVLNNLKGYDNYLLYFSKPDRLLSKLDPSVHVTYFPVSGKLNLLKASLFLRRFIKENKIDIVHTHLTQSIIITKLARIKSIPVFITYHSILFQKYKWGPIPTLPYLAHLLSYKKNQISIGVSKSVLLELERKFNVYKNTHCVYNFIDKLYFQQQRNKNKSEEIFKIICVGNIRPEKNFDLIFKAFGQKFKHDRSVELDIWGANRTTVDYQKQLESDGVYNLHIKGSTTNIIELMPHYDLFVSSSKYESFGLSVLEAMSLGVPVLLSDIPAFKELYEGYATFFKSDSVEDFTDKLTNILEYPESIIEKKESAFNYAKKFTVQNTIDNLQILYQQYS from the coding sequence ATGAAAAAAATAGTACACATTATTGATAATTTTGGAGAAATTGCTGGAGCAGAACATGTCTTGCTTGGAGTGTTGAACAATCTGAAAGGCTACGATAATTACTTACTCTACTTTAGTAAGCCCGATCGCCTTTTAAGTAAGTTAGATCCGTCTGTTCATGTTACTTACTTTCCCGTTTCAGGAAAATTGAATTTATTAAAGGCATCTTTATTTTTACGCAGGTTTATAAAAGAAAATAAAATCGATATTGTTCATACTCATTTAACTCAATCGATAATCATTACTAAATTAGCACGGATCAAATCAATTCCGGTTTTTATAACATATCATTCTATTCTTTTTCAAAAATATAAATGGGGTCCAATACCAACACTTCCTTACCTGGCCCATTTATTAAGTTATAAGAAAAATCAAATATCAATAGGAGTAAGTAAGTCTGTGTTATTAGAACTTGAACGAAAATTCAACGTATATAAAAACACACATTGCGTTTATAATTTTATTGATAAATTATATTTTCAACAACAGCGCAATAAAAATAAATCGGAAGAAATCTTTAAAATAATTTGTGTTGGTAATATAAGGCCTGAAAAAAATTTTGATTTAATTTTTAAAGCTTTTGGTCAAAAGTTTAAACATGATCGTTCTGTTGAACTGGATATTTGGGGTGCCAATAGAACAACGGTCGATTATCAAAAGCAATTAGAATCCGATGGGGTATATAACCTTCATATTAAGGGCTCTACCACGAATATCATTGAATTAATGCCACACTACGATTTGTTTGTATCTTCAAGCAAATACGAGTCATTCGGACTATCTGTGCTTGAGGCAATGTCGTTAGGCGTGCCGGTTTTATTAAGCGATATACCAGCATTTAAAGAATTGTATGAAGGGTATGCCACTTTTTTTAAGTCAGATTCAGTGGAGGATTTTACTGATAAGTTGACCAATATTTTAGAATACCCGGAAAGTATCATAGAAAAGAAAGAGAGCGCATTTAATTATGCAAAAAAATTCACTGTTCAAAATACCATAGATAATTTACAAATACTATATCAACAGTATAGCTAA
- the asnB gene encoding asparagine synthase (glutamine-hydrolyzing), whose protein sequence is MCGISGIYAFNENGKKYISQLPLSSQAIQRRGPDAAGFFYHQHVGLAHQRLSIIDTSAAANQPMFDISTRYTIVFNGEIFNYKELKTERLPGYQTRTSSDTEILLQLYIQYGVVSLEWLKGFFALAIYDKQEDELLIARDRFGKKPLLFYQDADKFIFASEMKAIMAFDIPRDIDYTSVYQYFQLNYVPSPASIFKGVNKIPQGHYLIIKNGKTDLKQYYSIENKGDSTLSYADAQKEFIKLMDQSVQRRLIADVPLGAFLSGGIDSSVVVALASKHTTQLNTFSIGYKDEPFFDETRYANLVAKKCKTNHTVFSLTNNDFLQHLYEVLDYIDEPFADSSCLPTYILCKQTRSKVTVALSGDGGDEVFAGYNKHAAEYKMRRHSLVNSIVKNNDWLWKLLPKSRNGKLTNLIRQLHRFAEGSKLNEKDRYYRWCSISTPDNALKMFSPAIQQKIDQDIFAIRKEQVTTSIVNDKDFNQVLEADMNGVLVSNMLFKVDMMSMANSLEVRSPFLDADVVDFAFSLPAEYKIDNNLKKKIVQDAFRSELPEELYNRPKKGFEIPLLNWFRNELQSLIKDDLLNDKFIEEQGIFDVECIRTIKQQLFSADSGDSHAIIWQLIVFQYWWKKWINI, encoded by the coding sequence ATGTGTGGAATCTCGGGCATTTATGCTTTTAATGAAAACGGCAAAAAATATATAAGTCAACTCCCCCTTTCATCACAAGCCATTCAAAGGCGTGGGCCCGATGCGGCGGGTTTCTTTTATCATCAGCATGTAGGGCTTGCTCATCAGCGCCTGTCAATTATAGATACATCTGCTGCAGCCAATCAACCAATGTTTGATATTTCGACCCGGTATACAATAGTTTTTAATGGAGAAATATTCAACTACAAAGAATTAAAAACAGAGAGGTTGCCCGGTTATCAAACTCGAACAAGTTCTGACACTGAGATTTTATTACAATTGTATATACAATATGGCGTAGTGTCGTTGGAATGGTTAAAAGGTTTTTTTGCTTTAGCCATATATGATAAGCAAGAAGATGAATTGTTGATAGCAAGAGACAGGTTTGGTAAAAAGCCGTTGTTATTTTATCAGGATGCAGATAAATTTATTTTTGCTTCAGAAATGAAAGCAATCATGGCTTTTGATATTCCCAGAGATATAGATTACACATCCGTATATCAATATTTTCAATTGAATTATGTGCCATCTCCGGCAAGTATTTTTAAAGGGGTAAATAAAATACCGCAAGGACATTATCTTATTATAAAAAACGGAAAGACTGACCTAAAGCAGTATTACTCAATAGAAAATAAAGGAGATAGTACACTTAGCTATGCAGATGCACAGAAGGAATTTATTAAACTGATGGATCAATCGGTACAACGAAGATTGATAGCAGACGTGCCTTTGGGGGCTTTTTTAAGCGGCGGAATAGATAGTAGTGTTGTAGTGGCATTGGCATCAAAACACACTACACAATTAAATACTTTTTCAATTGGATATAAGGATGAGCCTTTTTTTGATGAGACCAGGTATGCCAATCTGGTGGCCAAAAAATGTAAGACCAACCATACTGTTTTTTCTTTAACCAATAATGATTTTTTACAACACTTATACGAGGTGTTGGATTATATAGATGAACCTTTTGCTGATAGCAGTTGTTTGCCTACTTATATTTTATGCAAACAAACCAGAAGTAAAGTTACTGTAGCATTAAGCGGAGATGGAGGAGATGAGGTTTTTGCAGGATATAATAAACATGCTGCAGAATATAAAATGCGTCGGCATTCATTGGTGAATAGTATTGTAAAAAACAATGACTGGTTGTGGAAGTTATTGCCAAAATCGAGGAATGGAAAACTTACAAACCTGATACGCCAATTGCACCGTTTTGCAGAAGGCAGTAAGTTGAATGAGAAAGACAGGTATTATCGATGGTGCAGTATAAGTACTCCTGATAATGCATTAAAAATGTTCTCTCCGGCTATACAACAAAAAATAGATCAGGATATATTCGCTATAAGAAAAGAACAGGTAACAACTTCTATTGTCAATGATAAAGATTTTAATCAGGTATTGGAGGCTGATATGAATGGGGTGCTGGTAAGCAATATGTTGTTTAAAGTTGATATGATGAGTATGGCCAATAGTCTGGAGGTGCGTAGCCCTTTTTTGGATGCCGATGTGGTTGACTTTGCTTTTTCGTTACCGGCAGAGTATAAAATTGATAATAACCTTAAAAAGAAAATTGTGCAGGATGCTTTCAGAAGTGAACTTCCCGAAGAATTGTACAATCGGCCTAAAAAGGGGTTTGAAATCCCCTTATTGAACTGGTTCAGGAATGAACTTCAATCACTCATTAAAGATGATCTCTTAAACGATAAATTTATTGAAGAGCAAGGTATTTTTGATGTTGAATGCATTCGTACAATTAAGCAACAGTTGTTTTCAGCCGATTCCGGAGATAGTCATGCCATAATATGGCAACTGATTGTTTTTCAATATTGGTGGAAAAAATGGATAAATATTTAG